TAGAGATGCAAAGGCCGGATGGCTGCTTTTATAAAATAATCTAACAAGCAGATTACCGCTTTCTGAGGTATGCTCCCATTTACGGCTTGTCCATGTACAGGCATTGCAGGTCAATTCATCCGTATTTGCAGTGATGAAGCCTGTCCCGTCTTCAGGCAGCTCGCTGTCTGGAATATCATAAGCAAGATAGATAGAGATTAAGGAACTGTTCTTCAAAAGTTCGAATTCCGCCTTCAGCTCCTCATGATCGAACAGCGCTGCAGCGGCATTATGCGGAATGCTCAGCACCACATGATCGGCCTCCAGGGTTTCGCCATTCGAGAAATCGACTATATATTTACGATCACTTTTCTCTATTTTAACTGCCTTCGTGTTTTTAAATATTTCTGATTCATCCAATTTCTCCTCATAAGCATCTATTAATCCATCCAGACCTTTTTTAAAGGAGAGGAACTTCTTTCCCCTCCGCTCTGGAACACCTTTTTATTTTCTTCAAAACCTTTAATGATGCTGCCGTATTTTTCTTTATAATCAAACACCTGCGGAAGAGTCGAAGCAATGGTTAAGTCACTGAGATTTCCGGAATATACACCTGAAAGAACAGGCGCAATTTGCTTTTCCACCAGTTCTTTTCCGAAAAAATGCTCCAGGAAATCGCCGATGGAATCGTTTTTTGTAAATCTATCATTTTTCGTATAAAAATCTTTCAGGGCTTCAACCTTTCCTTCTGCTGAAACAAGAGCAGATTTGGCAAGAGATTCAACACTGGCCGGTATCCCAAACACAGAATCTGCCGGTATCAGCTTCAGCTCACCATCACTGTATATATAAGACCGCCCCGCAGCATTGTAGACAACGTCTTCCTCCAGCCCCAGCTCCTGGATAAAGTTCATCGCATTCGCTTTACGGGCAACAATCGAATCAGCTCCCGCTTCTATTACAAATCCGCCTTCCCTGACAGTGCGGATTTTCCCGCCAAGCTGTTCTGCTGATTCTGCCAGTACAAGCCTTATATCCTGATCATTTTCTTTTTTCCACTTATTCAGTTCATACATAGCGGACAATCCTGTTACACCGCCGCCTATGACCAATACTGTTTTCACTCGTATGCACCTCAGTTTACATCCAATTCATATATAAAGTGTACCATAACATGAAGTGATGAAAGAATGTGATGGTTTGTACAAATGATGAATTTATTTTTTCAAAAAAGGAAAAAACGGAGAACACATCTCTCCGTTTCATTATTACCTGAACCAATTCGCCTGTTCATCCATATGCAAAAAAGGAATGTCCGTATCAACTTCACCAGTGATTCTATTCATTTCAATATCCTGTCCATCGAGCCAATGCCCAAAATCAAAAATACTCGGCTCTCTGTCGCCGCCGAGCGCAAACCAGGCCTTCATCTCCCCCGGCAAATAGGCGGATGTATGAATCGTCCCGGCCCAGCTTCCATAAAGATCCGAGAAAACGCCTTTATCGCTATCATTCAAGAGGCGGAAAGCATCATGTGCATCTAATCGCTCACCCTGATGGCTTTTCATGACATCCAGCCTGCGCAGGCTGTCAGCTAGATGGTTGCGATTTTCATCCTTCATGATTTCAAAATGGTTTGTGCAGGCAGTTGTCTGACGGACCTGTACACCTCTCGGAGATGTTTCCACTGCATAAGTCTCTCCGCTTGTATCATGCACCACATATGTAAAGGAATGACGGTGCGGTATTTCCTTTAGCATCTCAACCGCTTCTTCCACATTTGCACATGCCTCCAAAATCAGGCGGCCGATCATACAGCAGATAAAGCCATCAGCAGGCTTTTTCCGATTCATAAAATTATATCCAATCGCAAGTCCTTTTTCGTTCATGCCATCCATCCGCCCGGTCACCCTCTGGCTGGGGCCAATCATCGCATATCCCTGATCTGTTGGCTGATAAAAAGTATAGCGCCCCTCATAGGTTTTCGGATGGTAATCATAATTGCGGATCAGGTAATCAGCCCCTGTAAGGATGGAACAGCCCGAGCGGACATAATCGAGGCGATAGCCGCCAAACTCCTGCATAACCCGCTCCATCGGCCATTGCAATGCTTCCCGTATCCCAAGCAGTTCATCCCAAATACCAGGGGCAAACCTTGTAATCGCTTTTTTCACTTCTGCTTCATTTATTGAAAATCGCGGCTTTCTTACCTTCCATTGATCCTCCCGATTTTTCACAGAAAGAGAATCCTTTATAAGTTCTCCCTGCATGAAACCAAAATCAAAGTGGGTTCCACGGAATTGAATTATATCACTGTAAATCTTTTTCAAGATAAATCCCTCTTCTATTCGTTTCTTTTATTAAGAATAAATGAAGCCTGCATGAAATTCCAGCAGATGGCTTTTAGATATTAATTCACTTCAAGTACCGGACTGCTGCTAGACCGAAATAATACTAACACACGGTGGACAGGGATAATTGATTACGGTGAAAAACCGGATTCATCTAAAATTCTTTCAGTTTAATGCTATAATACCTCATACTTTTCGGAATTCCTTTTATGGCTAATATTCCGTTATAAATTAAGGATCTTACTCTATACTCTGCAAAGCCATCACCAATTGGCTCATCCAGATGCCCAATCACTTCACCAATTAATCTGGCTGATTTTATAAAACCTTTGTTGCTTTTATGCAGCTTTTTGGCTGACTCGATGATAGATTCATCAAAATAACTCTCTGGTACACTATGTATTTCATTATCTTCCCATATACGCAATACTTCCCTTGTTTTGGAGAGGGACTGCCAATCAGATACAAACCTACTTTTTCTTCTGCAGATAAAGGGCTTCCTAAGTGTTTTTCCAGCATCATCTTCAGCTTCTCAGGAGCTGCTTCGCCTGAGTGCCTTAAAATGGATTGATGCTTTTTCGCAGGGAAAAGCTCCTTATATGACTGAGCAGTATTAATAACATGCACATTATTTTCTTTGTTTCTTAATAAGTGAAGGAAATACCGTAAACCAGTTTGTTCATCTGCATTGTCAGCTGTCCAGATAACGATCGGTTTTCCCGCTGGAATAGAATCTATCTCTTCAAGTGCTTTAGCTACTTTTCTTTCATATCTCATTTCCAGGTAATCTTCATGCATATTAATGTGATCCATCAGCCATTCTAATCGCTTTTTCTGCCCTCTTCTTCATGCAGCTTCCAGAGAGGTCCGTTACTAAAAAAATCAGGATAGCCAATGACCTTATTTTCTTTACTAAGCCCAACCTTTAAAGCGCCTGCCGGTGATTCTCCGCACACAATATGGTATGTTTCATATTCCCGCTCCAATTTTCTTTCTTGAGAATAAAAGAGTATCCTTTTTTGAATATCATTTAGCAGTTCGAGTATCTCTTCCTGGGAATCAACACTGTTATTCAATAAGTGAACCCGAAGCAATATGTGGAATAAATAGCTCTTCGCTCCCCTCTCCGGGAGTTTCTCAATCGCTTCCCGTAATTCGTCCATCATCATGATCACCCTTTGTAAATGAAATTGAAACCTACCTTTTCTACGAATAAACTTAATGGTAGTTTCATAAAAAGCTGATTTGTTTACAAAAGGAGTTTAGATCGCTTAAGATTAAATCGTACACGATTAAAAGTAGGAGGTATCCTAATGACAACGGTTTATGATTTTGAAGTCAAAAAAACAACTGGTGAATTGAAATCTTTGAAAGAATATGAAGGCAAGCCTCTGATTATTGTAAACACAGCCAGCAAATGCGGATTAACACCCCAATTCAAAGGACTGCAGGAGCTTTATGAAAAGTATAAAGACAGCGGCGTTGAAATTCTTGGGTTTCCTTGTGATCAGTTCAATAACCAGGAATTCGATAATATTGAGGAAACAACTGAGTTCTGCCAGCTTAATTATGGTGTATCCTTTCCGATCTTCGCTAAAATTGATGTAAATGGTGACAATACGGATCCATTATTTGCTTATCTAAAAGAACAGAAAAAGGGAATTCTGTCTAAAAACATTAAGTGGAACTTTACTAAATTTCTTGTGGACCGGAATGGCCAGGTTGTAGAACGGTATGCACCTACAACTGAACCAGGAAAAATCGAGGATGATTTGACGAAATTATTGTAATGCTAGAGATTAGAATCAGGTGATTATGTGAAAGACTTTTTTACACTGGACAAACAGCTATGCTTTGCTGTTTATGAAACAGCAGGCGAATTTACAAAACTGTATACAAGTGCCCTTCAGCCATTTGGCTTAACCTATCCCCAATATCTGGTACTTCTGGCACTTTGGGAAAAGGATGGCGTGACAGCAAAGGAGCTTGGAGAAAGACTAAATCTTGGCACGGGGACACTCACACCTATGATCTCCAGAATGATTTCTAATGGCTGGCTTCGAAAAGAGCGTTCCAAAGCTGATGAACGCAAGGTGTATATCTTCCTCGAGGAAAAAGCACGCAAAGAAAAAGAGGTTATCACCCAAAATGTCGGAGAGGCCATTCAGGCTTGCAGCATTCAGCTGGAAGAATATGAAGAGCTTATGGAGCTTCTCGGAAAACTTAAATTTAAGTTAAGGAGCAGAGTACTTCGCTGATGCGGAGTACTCTTTTCACAGTTCCGTGTTTAATCCCTGCAAAAAAAGCCATATTAAGGGATAGATAATCGGAAGGGAGCATACGTCATGGAGTTTTTACCAAGAGAGCAAATTATCAGTGCATTGCAGGAGCCATTTCAGTCATATTTAGACAAATATGAAATCGATGATATTGGTATTTTCGAGGAAGAAGGCCAGGATCATCATTGCTATATAGGATACACGGTGAAAAAGGCAGGGAAAACTTATCACGTACATAGTCCATTCATTAAAGATGGTAATGGCGGATTAACTCCTGCAGAAAATGAGTGGACAATTGAATCGGATGAACCAGATAGCATTGACCGAAGAGGCTTCAATAATGTAGATCAAGCACTTCAGGAATTATAAAAATTGTCCTGATTTTCACTTTTTGACTTTTGAGCTATATTAAATTTAGAATATTTTGTCTATAATGGAATTGTATTAGGAAGGAGTGAAAGGGATGGCTGTTAATGCCTATCTTAATTTCGAGGGAAATACACGTGAAGCAATTGAATTTTATGTAAAGGCTTTTGAACTGGAAATGCCTGAGATTTCAACTTTTGGTGAATCACCGCAAAATCCTGAATATCCTCTTCCAGAGGAAGCAAAGAATTTGGTCATGCATTCAAGCCTTAACATATGCGGCAGTAATGTTATGTTTTCAGATACTTTTCCCGGTATGCCATTTACAGTAGGAAATAACATTAATCTCGCAGTTGTCATTAATGACCTGGATAAGCTGAGAAAGTATTTTAACAATCTGCAGGCAGGCGGCACAGTAACAATGGAGCTGCAGGAAACTTTCTGGAGCAAGAGCTTTGGCCAGTTAACAGATAAATTTGGTGTAAACTGGATGTTCAGCCACGAAAGTGAATAAGATACATAGACAAAAATGGAGGCATGAGGCCTCCATTTTTATTATTCATCCAGCAAATGATGAAGCATCCTTTTCTTATCATCAAAGAATTGTTTCATGATGCGGTAATGATTCGTTTCCTCCAGCTTCTTTTCTGAAATGCCTTCCTCGCTGAATTCATATATCGCTGCCTCCGGATAGGCCATAATGATCGGAGAATGTGTAGCGATAATAAATTGTGAGTGTTCCCTGACCAAATCATGAATTCTTGTCAGCATGGACATTTGCCGCAAAGGAGAAAGTGCTGCCTCCGGCTCGTCCAGGATGTAAATCCCATTGCCGCGAAACCGGTGAAGAAACGTAGAGAAAAACGCTTCTCCATGAGATTGCTCATGTAAAGAACGGCCTCCAAAGGAGTCGATTACTTTTGGTGCGCCACCTTCCCGATCCATTTCCTCAATATTAGAAGCGACATTATAGAAACTCTCTGCCCTTAGAAAAAAACCATCAGACGGCCTATCTATGCCTTTTATCACCTTGAGATAATCTCCCAGCACAGAATGCGAATCGAAGGTTGAAAAGTTAAAATTGAAAGATCCGCCTTCTGCATTAAATCCTAGTGCAACCGCTACTGCCTCGAGCAGTGTCGACTTTCCCATTCCATTCTCTCCAATCAGAAAGGTTACTTTCGGGTGGAAAGGCACCTCATCCATGGTTTTCAAGCTGGGAAGGTTGAAGGGATACTGATTGAAGGAAGGAATTTCTTCTCTTTTAAGGCTAATACCTCTTACATAATGTGAACTTAATAGATCCATAAAAATACCTCATATATTTTATAGTCAGCTATTTGCCATCAGGGCTGAAGCCAGCCTTGGATACACCTAATTGAATGGGTGCATCTTGAAATTCCCGGTCCAGCATTTTAAGAA
This window of the Cytobacillus pseudoceanisediminis genome carries:
- a CDS encoding VOC family protein, whose translation is MAVNAYLNFEGNTREAIEFYVKAFELEMPEISTFGESPQNPEYPLPEEAKNLVMHSSLNICGSNVMFSDTFPGMPFTVGNNINLAVVINDLDKLRKYFNNLQAGGTVTMELQETFWSKSFGQLTDKFGVNWMFSHESE
- a CDS encoding DUF3658 domain-containing protein, which gives rise to MRIWEDNEIHSVPESYFDESIIESAKKLHKSNKGFIKSARLIGEVIGHLDEPIGDGFAEYRVRSLIYNGILAIKGIPKSMRYYSIKLKEF
- a CDS encoding AAA family ATPase, whose protein sequence is MDLLSSHYVRGISLKREEIPSFNQYPFNLPSLKTMDEVPFHPKVTFLIGENGMGKSTLLEAVAVALGFNAEGGSFNFNFSTFDSHSVLGDYLKVIKGIDRPSDGFFLRAESFYNVASNIEEMDREGGAPKVIDSFGGRSLHEQSHGEAFFSTFLHRFRGNGIYILDEPEAALSPLRQMSMLTRIHDLVREHSQFIIATHSPIIMAYPEAAIYEFSEEGISEKKLEETNHYRIMKQFFDDKKRMLHHLLDE
- a CDS encoding glutathione peroxidase, giving the protein MTTVYDFEVKKTTGELKSLKEYEGKPLIIVNTASKCGLTPQFKGLQELYEKYKDSGVEILGFPCDQFNNQEFDNIEETTEFCQLNYGVSFPIFAKIDVNGDNTDPLFAYLKEQKKGILSKNIKWNFTKFLVDRNGQVVERYAPTTEPGKIEDDLTKLL
- a CDS encoding MarR family winged helix-turn-helix transcriptional regulator, whose protein sequence is MKDFFTLDKQLCFAVYETAGEFTKLYTSALQPFGLTYPQYLVLLALWEKDGVTAKELGERLNLGTGTLTPMISRMISNGWLRKERSKADERKVYIFLEEKARKEKEVITQNVGEAIQACSIQLEEYEELMELLGKLKFKLRSRVLR
- a CDS encoding DUF5634 family protein; its protein translation is MEFLPREQIISALQEPFQSYLDKYEIDDIGIFEEEGQDHHCYIGYTVKKAGKTYHVHSPFIKDGNGGLTPAENEWTIESDEPDSIDRRGFNNVDQALQEL
- a CDS encoding C45 family autoproteolytic acyltransferase/hydolase produces the protein MKKIYSDIIQFRGTHFDFGFMQGELIKDSLSVKNREDQWKVRKPRFSINEAEVKKAITRFAPGIWDELLGIREALQWPMERVMQEFGGYRLDYVRSGCSILTGADYLIRNYDYHPKTYEGRYTFYQPTDQGYAMIGPSQRVTGRMDGMNEKGLAIGYNFMNRKKPADGFICCMIGRLILEACANVEEAVEMLKEIPHRHSFTYVVHDTSGETYAVETSPRGVQVRQTTACTNHFEIMKDENRNHLADSLRRLDVMKSHQGERLDAHDAFRLLNDSDKGVFSDLYGSWAGTIHTSAYLPGEMKAWFALGGDREPSIFDFGHWLDGQDIEMNRITGEVDTDIPFLHMDEQANWFR